The nucleotide window GCTGGCCGGGCCGCTTTTCAATCGGCGGCCCCACACTCGGGGCGGCCGGCTGCGGCAAAGGCGCCCAGCCGGCCGGGGTCAGCCGACTTCAATGAGGCCGCCGGTCATGAAGGGCCGGAGGGTATCGATCACGCCGCGCGGGGGCAGGCCGGCGCGGTCGATCAGCTCACGCAGCGTGAGGTTCTGGCGCACGAGGCTCAGCAGGCGGTACTGCTGGCGGGTGACAGGCTGCTGGTCGCTCCAGCGGCTGCTCAGGCGCAGCGGGCGGCCCCACTCGGGAAAGACGCGCAGCAGCGTGCCCCAGGCTTCCTGGTCGCCCAGCATGCCCACCAGGGCCTGGTCGGCGCGCAGGTTCAGGGTGCGCTGCGGCGCCGGCTCGTCGGGCACGAAGAAGAAGGTACCCGAATCCAGGCTGCTCAGCAGTTGCAGGGCGTGGGGGCCGCTGAGCGCGCCGCTGTGGGCGTGGACCAGCTCGCCGGGCGCGAACCACAAGCTGCCGCCGCGCAGGTGCTCGACAGTCAGTCGGCCGCCCCGCCCGCTGGAGAGCAGCATCTGCATCACCGGCAGGAAAGGAAAGACGCTGAGATCTCCGCTGACCATAAGTTCATCCTCAGTGTAAAGCCTCCATGAAGCCGGGAAGCTCTGGTCAACTGACCCGGCGCGCAGGGGGAGGCCCGGCGCTGGGGGGGGTCCGCCTCCCCCCCGGGCCGGCCGGGTCACGGCCTGCCTACATCGCCCGGTGCCGGGGTCAGTTCACCTGCCGCTCCTGGCCCGCCCACAGCTCGGCGCGCAGCACGAACTTCTGGAATTTGCCGCTGGCAGTCTTGGGCAACTCGTCGCGGAATTCGTAGTGCTTGGGCACCTTGAAGCCCGCCAGGCGCGCGCGCACATGCGCCGTGAGGTCCTCGGGACTGGCCGCATGGCCGCCGTGCAGCGCGACGAAGGCGCAGGGCACCTCGCCCCAGCGCGGGTCGGGCATGGCGACCACCACCGCCTCGCGCACGGCCGGGTGGGCGTAGAGCGCACCCTCGATCTCCACGCTGCTGATGTTCTCGCCGCCCGAGATGATCACGTCCTTGTTGCGGTCGCGGATCTCGATGCGGCCGTCGGGGTGTGTGACCGCCACGTCGCCCGTGTGGAACCAGCCGCCCGCCAGCGCCCTGGCGGTCGCCTCCGGGTTGCGGAAATACCCCTTCATGACGAGGTTCCCGCGCACCATGATCTCACCCAGCGTCTGGCCGTCGTGGGGCACCGGGGACAGGTCCTCGGCCAGCACGTCCACCTCGCCGGCGAGCAGCATCTCGAACCCCTGGCGGGCGACCAGCGGCGCGCGCTCGGCGGTGGGCAGGGCTTCTTGCTGCGCGCTCAGTTCGGCCACAGTGATGAGCGGGCTCGTCTCGGTCAGGCCGTAGGCCTGCGTGACGTGGAAGCCCAGAGCGTTCATATCCGCGATGGTCCGCGCGTGCGGCGGGCTGCCGGCAGTGGTGACCCGCACGGGCCGGGACAGCGGGCGCGCCGTGGCGGGGTCGGTGAGCATCGAGAGGACTGTGGGCGCGGCGCACAGGTGCGTGACCCCGTAGGTCTCGATGGCGGCGTAGGCCTCGGCGGCGCGGACCAGCGGGAGCGTGACGTGGGTGACGCCCACCCCGAAGCCGCTCCAGACTCCGCCCCAGCCGTTGGCATGGAAGTCCGGCAGGGTGTGCAGGTACACGCTGTCCTGGTCGAACTTGAAGGTGTAGATCGTCTCGGCAGCGTTCAGCAGGCAGCCCCGGTGCGTGAGCATCACGCCTTTGGGGCTGCTCGTCGTGCCGGAGGTGAAGTTGATGGTGAGGGTGTCGTCCTCGTCATGGACCGCGTAGGGCAGGGGCGAGGCGTCCTGGGCGGCCAGCCTCGCCTCGAAGGCGGCCCCCGCCTCACCCTCGCCCAGGACCCAGACCTCGGTGCCCAGGTCGCGGGCGGCGTCGCGTACGCGGGGCTCCAGCGACTCGTCGACCAGCAGCAGCCGCACCTCGGCGTGCCGCAGCTGAAAGGCGTACTCCTCGGCACTCAGGCGCGTGTTGAGCGGCACGAGGACCGCGCCCGCCCAGGGCACCCCCGCGTAGGCCAGCAGGCCGCCGTGGGTGTTGGGCGACAGCACCCCGACCTGCGCCCCCGCGTAGCCCGCCGCCCCGACCGCGCGGGCCAGCCGGTAGATGCGCTCACCCCACTCGCGGTAGGTGAACTGCCGTCCGCCCGGCTCGGTCACCGCCACGCGGTCGGGGTAGACGTTCAGGCCACGGCGGACCAGGTCGAGGGGCGTCAGCGGCGTCTTCATGGGCAGACCTCCGGGGGAGCAGCAGAGGGAGCGGAACGTGGGTTGTCGGTTGTGGGGCCACTGTACTCCGTCGCCCCGGCCCGCTTCACCCTCTCCCCCGCCGTGGTGCAGACCTGTGCAGCCCATCCGACCCGCCTCTACGGCCGGATCGGCGCGGCTGGGTCAGCGCGGTGCAGAGACCTCCGGCGGGGTCTGTGCCCCTGAAGTCTAGGCCGCCCGCCGCCGCGCGCCCGTGACCTCCAGCGCGTGCACGGCCAGCCCGGCGAGGATGCCCCAGAAGGCCGCCCCGATGCTCAGGGGGGTGACGCCGCTGAGGGTGATGAGGACCACCAGTGCGGGCGCGAGGCTGCCCGGCGCGTCCCGGAACCCCGCCAGGAGGCTGCTGCCGATGGCCGCCAGCAGCGCCAGCCCGGCGAGCGCCGCGAGGGCCTGCACCGGCAGGATGCCCAGCAGGTGCAGGAAGGTGCCCGCGAACAGCCCGAACACGATGTTGAACACGCCCGCCCACACGGCCGCCGTGTAGCGCCGCGCGGGGTCGGGGTGCGCCTCGGGGCCGCTGACGATGTTGGCGAGGAGCGCCCCCAGGGTCAGGTTGTGGCAGCCTACGAAGGCGGCTGCCGCGCTCGCCAGCCCGCAGACGCGCAGCACCGGCCCCGGCGCCGGCTCGTAGCCGTTGACCTTCAGGACCCCGAATCCCGGCACGAACTGTCCGGTGAAGGCCAGCAGCGTGAGAGGCAGCGCGAGGTTGAGCGTGGCCCGCAGGCTGAACTCGGGCCACACGAGCTGCGGCGTGGTCAGGGCAACCGCGACCGGCGCGGGGTGCCACAGCCCCAGCCCCGCGCTCGCCGCCACGCCGACCACGAGCACGCCCGCCACCGCCCACAGGGGCCGCCACTGCCGCACCAGAAAGTACGCCAGCACCATCAGCCCGACGAGCAGGGGTTCTTGCCCGAAGGC belongs to Deinococcus sp. Leaf326 and includes:
- a CDS encoding DUF4388 domain-containing protein; this translates as MVSGDLSVFPFLPVMQMLLSSGRGGRLTVEHLRGGSLWFAPGELVHAHSGALSGPHALQLLSSLDSGTFFFVPDEPAPQRTLNLRADQALVGMLGDQEAWGTLLRVFPEWGRPLRLSSRWSDQQPVTRQQYRLLSLVRQNLTLRELIDRAGLPPRGVIDTLRPFMTGGLIEVG
- a CDS encoding AMP-binding protein — translated: MKTPLTPLDLVRRGLNVYPDRVAVTEPGGRQFTYREWGERIYRLARAVGAAGYAGAQVGVLSPNTHGGLLAYAGVPWAGAVLVPLNTRLSAEEYAFQLRHAEVRLLLVDESLEPRVRDAARDLGTEVWVLGEGEAGAAFEARLAAQDASPLPYAVHDEDDTLTINFTSGTTSSPKGVMLTHRGCLLNAAETIYTFKFDQDSVYLHTLPDFHANGWGGVWSGFGVGVTHVTLPLVRAAEAYAAIETYGVTHLCAAPTVLSMLTDPATARPLSRPVRVTTAGSPPHARTIADMNALGFHVTQAYGLTETSPLITVAELSAQQEALPTAERAPLVARQGFEMLLAGEVDVLAEDLSPVPHDGQTLGEIMVRGNLVMKGYFRNPEATARALAGGWFHTGDVAVTHPDGRIEIRDRNKDVIISGGENISSVEIEGALYAHPAVREAVVVAMPDPRWGEVPCAFVALHGGHAASPEDLTAHVRARLAGFKVPKHYEFRDELPKTASGKFQKFVLRAELWAGQERQVN
- a CDS encoding benzoate/H(+) symporter BenE family transporter — encoded protein: MTAAPPLARPNFWRDSHPNAVLSGLIAILIGWAGPNVLIYSVAQAAHLSDATAMSWLWGHAIFAGLAGIFLSLRTRMPILSTWSTPGIALLLTALPGIPFAQAIGAFLTSAVLVILLGTFRPLTRALGAIPPHLAAALNAAILLPFGFHAAQAFGQEPLLVGLMVLAYFLVRQWRPLWAVAGVLVVGVAASAGLGLWHPAPVAVALTTPQLVWPEFSLRATLNLALPLTLLAFTGQFVPGFGVLKVNGYEPAPGPVLRVCGLASAAAAFVGCHNLTLGALLANIVSGPEAHPDPARRYTAAVWAGVFNIVFGLFAGTFLHLLGILPVQALAALAGLALLAAIGSSLLAGFRDAPGSLAPALVVLITLSGVTPLSIGAAFWGILAGLAVHALEVTGARRRAA